GTAATCACTTCTTTTATCATAATTTGTTCAAGCTTGTGTTCTAAAATCTGGCTGTAATTGTTTGGGAATCCGATGTCAGACGATAAAGCTTCTTTAATATCACGGTCACTAATAATTCCTGCAATACAGCCATCTTCGTCTTCTATTGGAATATGTCTAATATTTTTTTCATCCATTAATTGGATCGCTTTTTTAATAGTATCCTTAGGTGAAAGCTTCCAAACCTCATGTTTCATTACTTCTTCAACAATCATTCGATTCACCCCAAATCAAGAGTTAGTACATAAAACGATTTTTAAATCGAAGCTGATCAAATTTTTCAACGGATTCAGGCGGTACTCTTGAACCAATTCTAGCCATCAGACAGTTGGCAGGATGTGAACTAATCTCAGGGTCATCCGTCGCAAACCATACGAGTCCGCCTGCATTCATCATTTTTTCCATTACTTTTCTATATTCCCAAACGTTGAGGCCCGTTCCCTTTAAGTCCCAATGCCAGTAATACTCGGTTGTTATGATAATATAGTCCTCCATTGCATCGTCCATCATCGAAACTTGTAAAAGCGTTTTGGCAACTGAGTTTCCGCGGAAAAGCGGGATGACCTCAATTGCCCCTAATTCAATTAAATCCTCCATTTTTCCTTCAGACCAACGCTCAAGTGGATCAGGATAAAGGTATGTAACATATCCAATCACAACCTGTTCCTTTCTTGCAATAATAATTCTGCCTTCAGGAAGAGCGGCTATTTCAACTAATGCTTTGTGCTGCTGAGAGGCTGGCCTAAATGAAGTTAAGTCATCATGAAATTGATAGGTTGCCAGTTCCTCAGCAGAAACGGGACCTTGTATCATGAGAGTTCCATTTGGAGTATTCAGTTCTTTCGAATAAATGGTCTTATGATGTTCCATTTCATCACCACCTAAGCGATCAATTTTTGGGTATCGAAAAATATTTATTATCCGAAATGGCACTTTTCTTTCAGAAATTTAGAAAGATCGTCGGCATTCTCAGGTCTCAGAAAAATTTTAAAAATTGAGAACAATCCTTCTTTATATTATAATACTATTAGACTCGAAATGTTTGAAGGAGGAGAAAAAAATGAAATTGGAAGCGCTCCCAGCAGTAAGTGGCAAATACAATCTAGAAAGTTATGAAAACGCTGTTGAAAGCTTTGATTGGAAAGAAGTTGAAAAAAATTTTAGCTGGTATGAAACTGGGAAGGTAAATCTTGCCTATGAAGCTATCGACCGCCATGCAGAATCCTTCAGAAAAAATAAAGTTGCCCTCTACTATAAAGATTCAGAAAGAAATGAAAAATATACCTTTAAAGAAATGCAAGAGTTATCGAACCAGGCTGCCAATGTATTGAAAACATATGGAAATGTTGGAAAGGGAGATCGCGTCTTTGTTTTCATGCCTCGTTCTCCAGAACTCTATTTTTCTGTTCTCGGTATCATTAAGCTCGGTGCTATTGTCGGTCCGTTATTTGAGGCTTTTATGGAAGGAGCCGTTCGCGATCGATTAGAAGACAGTGGAGCGAAGGTTTTAATCACGACTCCAGAATTGCTTGGCCGTGTACCAGTTAATGAGCTTCCTGCACTGGAAAAGGTCTTCCTTGTAGGGTCCAACATTGAAGAAGACGACACTTATATTAATTTGATAGCAAAATTAAATGAAGCCAATAAGGACTTTGAGATTGAGTGGGTTGATCGTAATGACGGTCTCATCCTGCATTATACATCCGGTTCTACAGGAAAACCAAAGGGTGTTCTTCATGTCCATAATGCGATGATCCAACATTATCAAACTGCGAAATGGGTTCTTGATCTTCAAGAAGAGGATATTTACTGGTGTACAGCCGACCCAGGCTGGGTAACAGGAACGTCCTATGGAATTTTCGGTCCTTGGCTAACAGGAACTACAAATGTGATTGTAGGTGGCCGCTTTAGTCCTGAAAGCTGGTACGGAGCAATTGAAGATCTTGGTGTAACGGTTTGGTATAGTGCGCCAACAGCCTTTAGAATGTTGATGGGTGCTGGGGATGAAGTCGTTAAAAAGTTTAATCTTAGTAAACTCCGTCATATCGCTAGTGTTGGTGAGCCGTTAAACCCAGAAGTTATTCGCTGGGGAATGAAGGTATTCAACATGCGAATTCATGATACATGGTGGATGACAGAAACAGGAGCACAGCTGATTTGTAACTATCCTTGTATGGAAATCAGACCAGGATCAATGGGTAAACCTCTTCCAGGCGTAAAGGCTGCAATTGTCGATGATCAGGGAAATGAACTTCCTCCAAACAGAATGGGGAATCTGGCTATTAAAAAAGGCTGGCCTTCGATGATGAAAACAATTTGGAACAACGAAGCAAAATATCAATCTTATTTCTTAACTGGCGATTGGTATGTTTCCGGAGATTCAGCCTACATGGATGAGGACGGTTATTTCTGGTTCCAGGGCCGTATCGATGATGTAATCATGACATCGGGAGAAAGAGTAGGGCCATTTGAAGTAGAAAGTAAACTAGTTGAGCATCCAGCCGTTGCTGAAGCTGGTGTGATTGGGAAGCCTGACCCTGTTCGCGGTGAAATTATTAAAGCCTTCATTGCCCTTCGTGCTGGATATGAACCATCAGAAGAATTAATTGAAGAGATCAGACAGTTTGTTAAAAAAGGTCTTGCTGCCCATGCAGCTCCTCGTGAAATTGAATTTAAAGAAAAGCTTCCGAAGACAAGAAGCGGTAAAATTATGCGTCGCGTTCTTAAAGCCTGGGAATTAGATCTCCCGGCTGGTGACTTGTCCACAATGGAAGATTAATGAATTAAAAAGCAGTGTCTCGGCAAGAGATACTGCTTTTTTTATGGTTTCGGAAATTATAAAGTTCCCTGCTTGCGGATATTGTTTCTATAATATGTACGTTTATTTTGTTACAGGGTAAAAAAATGGGCAACAATATACAAAAATCTGGAGTGATAAGCAAATCTTAAAGAATCATTAAGGATACCCGCCCAATTACATTGTTTCCCGCCCAAATATTGTGGTGGCGGCCCAATTACAAAATTTCCTGCCCAATTTAACGGGAGAAGCGCCCAATAACTAGTGGCGAGCGCCCAATAAATTGGAGAACTCGCCCAAATAAGTCACGGATCCGCCCAATAATTGTG
This genomic window from Bacillus oleivorans contains:
- a CDS encoding GNAT family N-acetyltransferase; its protein translation is MEHHKTIYSKELNTPNGTLMIQGPVSAEELATYQFHDDLTSFRPASQQHKALVEIAALPEGRIIIARKEQVVIGYVTYLYPDPLERWSEGKMEDLIELGAIEVIPLFRGNSVAKTLLQVSMMDDAMEDYIIITTEYYWHWDLKGTGLNVWEYRKVMEKMMNAGGLVWFATDDPEISSHPANCLMARIGSRVPPESVEKFDQLRFKNRFMY
- the acsA gene encoding acetate--CoA ligase, whose protein sequence is MKLEALPAVSGKYNLESYENAVESFDWKEVEKNFSWYETGKVNLAYEAIDRHAESFRKNKVALYYKDSERNEKYTFKEMQELSNQAANVLKTYGNVGKGDRVFVFMPRSPELYFSVLGIIKLGAIVGPLFEAFMEGAVRDRLEDSGAKVLITTPELLGRVPVNELPALEKVFLVGSNIEEDDTYINLIAKLNEANKDFEIEWVDRNDGLILHYTSGSTGKPKGVLHVHNAMIQHYQTAKWVLDLQEEDIYWCTADPGWVTGTSYGIFGPWLTGTTNVIVGGRFSPESWYGAIEDLGVTVWYSAPTAFRMLMGAGDEVVKKFNLSKLRHIASVGEPLNPEVIRWGMKVFNMRIHDTWWMTETGAQLICNYPCMEIRPGSMGKPLPGVKAAIVDDQGNELPPNRMGNLAIKKGWPSMMKTIWNNEAKYQSYFLTGDWYVSGDSAYMDEDGYFWFQGRIDDVIMTSGERVGPFEVESKLVEHPAVAEAGVIGKPDPVRGEIIKAFIALRAGYEPSEELIEEIRQFVKKGLAAHAAPREIEFKEKLPKTRSGKIMRRVLKAWELDLPAGDLSTMED